The following proteins are co-located in the Acropora palmata chromosome 11, jaAcrPala1.3, whole genome shotgun sequence genome:
- the LOC141897641 gene encoding uncharacterized protein LOC141897641, translating to MAPAPVIEGSLKNTINSLGFGLIVSTLAVNFGKLFVQNFFPYMMGLLIFVEALLFSLDKPKEGYDKYQPSGIRGRHTFDGSAGSPQITVSGADQNGADSSPKKRDKIKDKKAKKDQKGTRGSGVPTGSPVKQSQMQSLSVPSSSGMQAASGDEQGGSEIGKEKSEKEKRKEEEKEKKKEKEEEKERQKAEKERMKESEDEKSGEKGGWRKRKVKKQASE from the coding sequence ATGGCGCCTGCTCCGGTGATCGAAGGCTCTTTAAAAAACACGATCAATTCTCTAGGATTTGGTTTGATAGTTTCAACGCTGGCAGTGAATTTCGGCAAGCTTTTTGTTCAGAATTTCTTCCCTTACATGATGGGGCTGCTGATCTTCGTCGAGGCCTTGCTCTTTTCTTTGGATAAACCAAAAGAAGGTTACGACAAATATCAGCCATCCGGGATAAGAGGAAGGCATACTTTCGATGGTTCGGCTGGCTCGCCTCAGATCACAGTTTCGGGCGCGGACCAGAATGGCGCCGACAGTTCTCCCAAGAAACGAGACAAGATCAAAGATAAGAAGGCGAAGAAAGACCAGAAGGGAACGCGAGGAAGTGGAGTGCCAACAGGGTCACCAGTGAAACAGAGTCAAATGCAAAGCCTTAGCGTACCCTCAAGCTCTGGAATGCAGGCGGCGAGCGGGGACGAGCAAGGAGGCAGTGAgattggaaaagaaaagagcgaaaaggagaaaaggaaagaagaagaaaaagagaaaaagaaggaaaaagaagaagaaaaagagaggCAGAAAGCTGAGAAAGagagaatgaaagaaagtGAAGACGAGAAAAGCGGTGAGAAAGGGGGCTGGAGGAAACGTAAAGTGAAGAAACAAGCCAGTGAATAA